In one window of Bos taurus isolate L1 Dominette 01449 registration number 42190680 breed Hereford chromosome 15, ARS-UCD2.0, whole genome shotgun sequence DNA:
- the RELT gene encoding tumor necrosis factor receptor superfamily member 19L isoform X2, whose translation MKLSPPPWSLSCLLVLLPWPLATATPTAPRQCPPGQEPNLEPGWGTLCRSCPPGTFSASWGSRPCQPHSRCSPRGRLEAQVGTATQDALCGDCQPGWFSPAEAPGVPCWPCSRTPLGGRSCFKRGRRARRGVEVAAGAGGAAETRQPGNSTRAGSPEETAAQYAVIAIVPIFCLMGLLGILVCNLLKRKGYHCTAQKEVGPGPGGGGSGTNPACRPEDASEDTIGVLVRLITEKKENAAALEELLKEYHSRQLVQTSHRPLPRLPPGPPSMPHVCPHRQHLHTVQGLASLSGPCCSRCSQKKWPEVLLSPEAAAATTPAPRLLPNPARTPKAGAKAGRQGEITILSVGRFRVARIPEQRVSSVASEVKTITEAGPSGGELPNSPRPGLPSEQRALLGSGGSHAKWPKPPAENKAEENRYVVRLSESNLVI comes from the exons ATGAAGCTGAGCCCGCCACCCTGGTCCCTGTCCTGTCTCCTCGTG CTGCTGCCCTGGCCTCTGGCCACTGCCACACCGACAGCCCCTCGGCAGTGCCCACCTGGGCAGGAGCCCAACCTG GAACCAGGGTGGGGCACATTATGTAGGTCCTGCCCCCCAGGCACCTTCTCGGCTTCCTGGGGCTCTCGCCCGTGCCAGCCACACTCACGCTGCAGCCCTCGAGGGAGGCTAGAGGCCCAGGTGGGCACGGCAACACAAGACGCACTATGTGGAGACTGCCAGCCTGG GTGGTTCTCCCCTGCAGAGGCCCCCGGTGTTCCCTGCTGGCCATGCTCCCGGACCCCTCTGGGTGGCCGCAGCTGTTTCA AACGGGGGCGACGGGCCCGACGTGGCGTGGAGGTGGCCGCAGGGGCCGGTGGTGCAGCGGAGACGCGGCAGCCTGGGAACAGCACGCGGGCAGGCAGCCCCGAGGAGACGGCTGCCCAGTACGCAGTGATCGCCATCGTGCCCATCTTCTGTCTCATGGGGCTGCTGGGCATCCTGGTGTGCAACCTGCTCAAGCGGAAGGGCTACCACTGCACGGCCCAGAAGGAGGTCGGGCCTGGCCCCGGAGGCGGAGGCAGCG GGACGAACCCTGCCTGCCGGCCTGAGGACGCCAGTGAGGACACCATTGGGGTCTTGGTGCGCCTGATCACAGAGAAGAAAG AGAATGCCGCGGCGCTGGAGGAGCTGCTGAAGGAGTACCACAGCCGACAGCTGGTGCAGACCAGCCACCGGCCTCTGCCCAG GCTGCCGCCGGGCCCGCCCAGCATGCCGCACGTTTGCCCGCATCGCCAGCACCTCCACACCGTGCAGGGCCTGGCCTCGCTCTCGGGCCCCTGCTGCTCCCGTTGTAGCCAGAAGAAGTGGCCCGAGGTGCTGCTGTCCCCTGAGGCTGCAGCTGCCACCACTCCTGCCCCCAGACTCCTGCCCAACCCAGCCAGGACCCCCAAGGCTGGGGCCAAGGCCGGACGCCAGGGCGAGATCACCATCTTGTCTGTGGGCAG GTTCCGCGTGGCCCGAATTCCCGAGCAGCGCGTGAGTTCAGTGGCCTCCGAGGTGAAGACCATCACGGAGGCTGGGCCCTCAGGGGGTGAGCTCCCCAACTCCCCACGACCTGGCCTCCCCAGTGAACAGCGGGCACTTCTAGGAAGTGGTGGAAGCCATGCTAAGTGGCCAAAGCCCCCAGCAGAGAACAAGGCTGAG GAGAACCGCTATGTGGTCCGGCTAAGTGAGAGCAACCTGGTCATCTGA